A genome region from Proteus vulgaris includes the following:
- a CDS encoding response regulator transcription factor: protein MNILLVEDDLQLGKALCRGLEIAGFQPCWVRLLADARVQLKQRSFDLMLLDLGLPDGDGQDELIALRKSGEKIPIIILTARTQIDNLVQTLDSGADDFLPKPFAMPELISRVKAVSRRMAGFSSQIWSIGNLQLNPANHQVTLNDELLLLSGKEYQLLYELMRNTDNVVRKSDLEQRLFGLDDKIESNSLEVHMHNLRRKIGKERIITVRGVGYLLKKETN, encoded by the coding sequence ATGAATATTTTATTAGTTGAAGACGATTTACAACTCGGTAAAGCACTTTGTCGCGGACTTGAAATTGCAGGTTTTCAACCATGTTGGGTTAGATTGCTTGCAGATGCTCGTGTTCAATTAAAACAACGCTCTTTTGATTTAATGCTATTAGATTTAGGTCTACCTGATGGTGATGGGCAAGATGAACTGATTGCGCTAAGAAAAAGTGGCGAGAAAATCCCCATTATTATTTTAACTGCCCGCACTCAAATTGATAATTTAGTACAAACATTAGATTCAGGCGCAGATGATTTTTTACCAAAGCCTTTTGCTATGCCTGAACTTATTTCTCGCGTAAAGGCGGTTAGTCGCAGAATGGCGGGTTTTTCTTCACAAATATGGTCTATTGGCAACTTACAACTTAATCCAGCAAACCATCAAGTCACTTTAAATGATGAATTGCTTTTATTATCAGGCAAAGAATATCAGCTTTTATATGAATTAATGCGCAATACTGACAATGTGGTACGTAAATCAGATTTGGAGCAACGTTTATTTGGTTTAGACGATAAAATTGAAAGTAACTCCCTTGAAGTACATATGCATAATTTACGGAGAAAAATAGGCAAAGAACGCATTATCACGGTTCGTGGCGTAGGTTATTTATTAAAAAAAGAAACTAATTAA
- a CDS encoding DUF2798 domain-containing protein — MSFQDKNYFLGIPKLPTRAMIFLVPFFLSFIMSGIVAFISTIKSLGMGMHVISPWLTSWGISWMIAFPTVLFVLPIARRFSLLLVKPAKSND, encoded by the coding sequence ATGTCTTTTCAGGACAAAAATTACTTTTTAGGTATTCCTAAACTTCCTACTCGAGCAATGATTTTTCTTGTTCCTTTTTTCCTTTCTTTTATTATGTCAGGTATTGTTGCTTTTATTAGTACCATCAAATCGTTAGGAATGGGAATGCACGTTATCTCCCCATGGTTAACTTCTTGGGGGATCTCTTGGATGATTGCTTTTCCTACTGTTTTATTCGTCTTACCTATTGCAAGACGTTTTTCACTATTATTAGTGAAACCAGCCAAATCCAATGATTAA
- a CDS encoding NADH:flavin oxidoreductase/NADH oxidase produces the protein MSLLFSPKKLGPHQLDNRIIVAPMCQYSAQDGFPTAWHTMHYGQLALSGASLVIVEATAVEPRGRISYKDLGIWSDQHSSELKKLVDNVKQYSTAKIGIQIAHAGRKASTDLPWNGGASLAPDSPNGWQKVAPSEIPFGQAHQPHALSIDEIEEIKHAFVDAARRAESAGFDVIEIHGAHGYLLHEFLSPLSNHRMDQYGGDFNNRSRLLVDVFVAVKNAVSDNICVGVRISATDWVEGGWDLESAIALTQHLEELGCHYIHVSSGGLSEKQEIKLGPNYQVPFAQAIYNETQLPVITVGLITEPEQAEAILLTEQADFIALGRGILYDPRWPWHAAEKLKQTIKVAPQYLRCAPHGSKDFFK, from the coding sequence ATGAGTTTGTTGTTCTCCCCTAAAAAATTAGGCCCCCATCAGTTAGATAACCGTATTATTGTTGCACCTATGTGCCAATACTCAGCACAAGATGGTTTCCCGACAGCATGGCATACTATGCATTATGGGCAGCTAGCACTATCGGGTGCTTCGTTAGTGATTGTTGAAGCAACAGCGGTTGAGCCTAGAGGTCGCATTAGTTATAAAGATTTAGGCATTTGGTCTGATCAACATAGCAGCGAATTAAAAAAACTTGTCGATAATGTTAAGCAATATTCAACGGCAAAAATAGGTATACAGATTGCACATGCAGGACGTAAAGCATCGACTGATTTGCCTTGGAATGGTGGTGCATCATTAGCACCAGACTCTCCTAATGGTTGGCAAAAAGTCGCACCTTCAGAAATTCCTTTTGGTCAGGCTCATCAGCCTCATGCTCTGTCTATTGATGAAATTGAAGAAATAAAACACGCTTTTGTTGATGCCGCGAGAAGAGCTGAGTCAGCAGGATTTGATGTTATTGAGATCCACGGTGCTCATGGGTATTTATTACATGAGTTTCTATCTCCATTATCCAATCACAGAATGGATCAATACGGTGGCGATTTCAATAATCGTAGTCGGTTGTTGGTGGATGTTTTTGTTGCTGTGAAAAATGCAGTTTCAGATAATATTTGTGTTGGTGTAAGAATTTCTGCAACAGATTGGGTTGAAGGTGGCTGGGACTTAGAAAGTGCGATTGCTTTAACACAACATCTTGAAGAATTAGGTTGCCATTATATTCATGTTTCTTCTGGTGGATTATCAGAAAAACAAGAAATTAAACTAGGACCTAATTATCAAGTACCATTTGCTCAAGCAATTTATAATGAAACACAACTACCTGTTATTACCGTTGGCCTAATTACTGAACCCGAACAAGCTGAAGCTATTTTACTTACTGAGCAGGCTGATTTTATCGCATTAGGTCGAGGTATTCTTTACGATCCTCGTTGGCCTTGGCATGCGGCAGAAAAACTTAAACAAACCATAAAAGTAGCACCTCAATATTTACGTTGTGCGCCTCATGGAAGTAAAGATTTTTTTAAATAG
- a CDS encoding DUF5713 family protein, with translation MIKNKVLAEYSFLKEMDNDNYYPTHLVKKGQDLLKSLCVKIEATSPKNLAELYILTQETTDQFNELAEEFYEEDSEIETVARECIAEDFGVIADEYGFEDADVEELIATRDW, from the coding sequence ATGATTAAAAATAAAGTATTAGCCGAGTATTCTTTTTTAAAAGAAATGGACAATGATAATTATTATCCAACACACCTTGTAAAAAAAGGGCAAGATTTATTAAAATCGCTTTGTGTCAAAATAGAAGCAACTTCACCTAAAAATTTGGCAGAACTTTATATTTTAACACAAGAAACAACGGATCAATTTAATGAACTAGCTGAAGAATTTTATGAGGAAGATAGCGAAATTGAAACAGTAGCAAGAGAGTGTATCGCTGAAGATTTTGGTGTTATCGCTGATGAATATGGCTTTGAAGATGCTGATGTAGAAGAATTAATTGCAACACGAGATTGGTAA